In Gemmatimonadaceae bacterium, one DNA window encodes the following:
- a CDS encoding fumarate reductase/succinate dehydrogenase flavoprotein subunit encodes MAEHETHSYDVIVVGAGGAGLRAAIEAADRGAKVGVICKSLLGKAHTVMAEGGLAAALANVDDRDNWRVHFADTMRGGQYLNNWRMAELHAREAPDRARELEAWGAVFDRTEDGRILQRNFGGHRYPRLAHVGDRTGLEMIRTLQDHLIHQAVDVHMECTVLELLKDGGRIAGAVAYERERGRFKVFQAPAVVLATGGIGRAFSITSNSWEYTGDGHSLAYEVGAALQDMEFVQFHPTGMVWPPSVRGILVTEGVRGDGGVLRNKDGKRFMFDDIPENYRSQTADTEEEAWRYIQGDKNARRPPELLTRDHVARCIMREVRAGRGSPHGGVFLDIAWVKEKIPNSKDYIRKKLPSMYHQFKQLANIDITETPMEVGPTTHYMMGGIRVDGDSQMSTVPGLFAAGECAAGLHGANRLGGNSLSDLVVFGKRAGEYAAAFARDNSGVKVDDAQVERATTNALRPLDGAGTGGGADGPYQIQHELQEFMQELVGIVRREDEIKSALDRIAVLKGRAPGITVPGNREYNPGWHTALDLRNLLSVAEAIARAALERKESRGGHFRDDYPDKDPEFAKFNILLRKGGDGSMQVSRELIPPLPPELAQIIEEMK; translated from the coding sequence ATGGCAGAGCACGAGACGCACTCATACGACGTGATCGTGGTCGGCGCCGGCGGCGCTGGCCTGCGCGCGGCGATCGAAGCCGCTGACAGGGGCGCGAAGGTCGGCGTCATCTGCAAGTCGCTGCTCGGCAAGGCGCACACGGTGATGGCCGAGGGCGGGCTGGCGGCCGCGCTCGCGAACGTGGACGACCGGGACAACTGGCGCGTGCACTTCGCCGACACCATGCGCGGCGGGCAGTACCTCAACAACTGGCGCATGGCGGAGCTGCATGCGCGCGAGGCGCCGGACCGCGCCCGGGAGCTGGAGGCGTGGGGCGCCGTGTTCGACAGGACGGAGGACGGCCGCATCCTCCAGCGCAACTTCGGTGGGCACCGCTATCCCCGGCTCGCGCACGTCGGCGACCGTACCGGGCTCGAGATGATCCGAACTCTGCAGGACCATCTCATCCATCAGGCGGTCGACGTGCACATGGAGTGCACCGTCCTGGAGCTGCTCAAGGACGGCGGCCGCATCGCCGGCGCGGTCGCGTACGAGCGTGAGCGCGGGCGGTTCAAGGTGTTCCAGGCGCCGGCGGTCGTGCTCGCGACGGGCGGGATCGGGCGCGCGTTCAGCATCACGAGCAACTCGTGGGAATACACCGGCGACGGGCATTCCCTGGCGTACGAGGTGGGCGCCGCGCTCCAGGACATGGAGTTCGTCCAGTTCCACCCGACGGGAATGGTGTGGCCGCCCAGCGTGCGCGGCATCCTCGTGACCGAGGGCGTGCGCGGCGATGGCGGCGTGCTGCGCAACAAGGACGGCAAGCGGTTCATGTTCGACGACATCCCGGAGAACTACCGCTCGCAGACCGCGGACACCGAAGAAGAAGCCTGGCGCTACATCCAGGGCGACAAGAACGCCCGCAGGCCACCCGAGCTGCTGACGCGCGACCACGTGGCGCGCTGCATCATGCGCGAGGTCCGCGCCGGACGCGGCAGCCCGCACGGCGGAGTCTTCCTCGACATCGCCTGGGTGAAGGAGAAGATCCCGAACTCCAAGGACTACATCCGGAAGAAGCTTCCGAGCATGTACCACCAGTTCAAGCAGCTCGCGAACATCGACATCACCGAGACGCCGATGGAGGTGGGGCCGACCACGCACTACATGATGGGCGGAATCCGCGTCGACGGTGACTCGCAGATGTCCACTGTGCCCGGACTGTTCGCCGCCGGCGAGTGCGCGGCGGGGCTGCACGGCGCGAACCGTCTCGGGGGAAACTCGCTGTCGGACCTGGTGGTGTTCGGCAAGCGCGCGGGCGAGTACGCCGCGGCTTTCGCCCGCGACAACAGCGGAGTCAAGGTCGACGACGCCCAGGTCGAGCGCGCGACCACCAACGCGCTGCGGCCGCTGGACGGCGCCGGAACCGGCGGCGGCGCCGATGGACCGTACCAGATCCAGCACGAGCTGCAGGAGTTCATGCAGGAGCTGGTCGGCATCGTGCGGCGCGAGGACGAGATCAAGTCGGCGCTCGACCGGATCGCCGTGCTGAAGGGGAGAGCGCCGGGCATCACCGTTCCGGGGAATCGAGAGTACAACCCGGGCTGGCACACCGCGCTGGACCTGCGGAATCTGCTGTCCGTCGCTGAGGCGATCGCGCGCGCGGCGCTCGAGCGCAAGGAGAGCCGCGGCGGTCACTTCCGCGACGATTATCCGGACAAGGACCCGGAGTTCGCCAAGTTCAACATCCTGCTGCGCAAGGGCGGAGACGGCTCCATGCAGGTGAGCCGCGAGCTGATTCCGCCGCTCCCTCCGGAGCTCGCGCAGATCATCGAAGAGATGAAGTAG
- a CDS encoding cation:proton antiporter — translation MAEDHAFVNILATLIAIIIATKLLGALAQRVGQPAVLGELIAGVILGGSVLGVIDPQGPVVFALAELGVLILLFEIGLHTELGSLVRVGGTAAGVGVVGIVLPFAGGYVAALLLGLETLPAVVCGAALTATSIGISARVLADLGQLDRPEGRIVLGAAVIDDVIGLIILSIVTGLAAGVAPAPLPVLKTAALAFGFIAAAIVVGRTLVPTLFGWIARIEIAGTLGLFGLAFAFIMAWLAEHAGSAMIIGAFAAGLVLNPTPQRRTIERATTEIGHFFVPVFFAAVGAAVDIRSFLDPGTLAIGGALIVVGIAGKMAAGYAPWWFNGNKALIGSAMVPRGEVGLIFAQMGLATGAIDVALFSALTLMVMVTTFAGPLLLQHFSAKDIVASEVDRPGQGGVDDLVAGEYGTRKKKQ, via the coding sequence ATGGCTGAAGATCATGCGTTCGTAAACATTCTCGCGACTCTGATCGCGATAATCATCGCGACCAAGCTCCTGGGCGCGCTGGCGCAGCGGGTCGGACAGCCCGCGGTCCTCGGCGAGCTGATCGCGGGCGTGATACTCGGCGGGTCGGTGCTGGGGGTCATAGATCCGCAGGGTCCCGTGGTGTTCGCTCTCGCGGAGCTGGGCGTGCTGATCCTGCTTTTCGAGATCGGGTTGCACACGGAGCTCGGCTCGCTCGTGCGGGTCGGAGGCACGGCGGCGGGCGTCGGAGTAGTGGGAATCGTGCTTCCCTTTGCCGGCGGCTACGTCGCGGCGCTCCTGCTCGGTCTGGAGACCCTACCGGCCGTCGTCTGCGGAGCGGCGCTCACGGCGACCTCGATCGGCATCTCCGCGCGCGTGCTCGCGGATCTCGGCCAGCTCGACCGCCCGGAAGGGCGAATCGTGCTGGGCGCCGCCGTAATCGACGACGTGATCGGACTCATTATTTTGTCCATCGTCACGGGCCTCGCCGCGGGAGTCGCTCCGGCGCCGCTGCCGGTGCTCAAGACCGCCGCGCTCGCGTTCGGCTTCATCGCGGCGGCGATCGTGGTCGGGCGTACGCTCGTGCCGACCCTCTTCGGCTGGATCGCGCGGATCGAGATCGCCGGCACTCTCGGGCTGTTCGGCCTCGCCTTCGCCTTCATCATGGCCTGGCTCGCCGAGCACGCCGGATCGGCCATGATCATCGGCGCGTTCGCCGCGGGACTGGTGCTCAACCCGACGCCGCAGCGCAGAACGATCGAGCGCGCCACCACCGAGATCGGTCACTTCTTCGTGCCGGTGTTCTTCGCGGCCGTCGGCGCGGCGGTGGACATCAGGTCGTTCCTCGATCCCGGCACGCTCGCGATCGGCGGAGCGCTGATCGTCGTCGGAATCGCCGGCAAGATGGCCGCGGGCTACGCGCCCTGGTGGTTCAATGGGAACAAGGCGCTGATCGGGTCGGCGATGGTCCCGCGCGGCGAAGTCGGGCTCATCTTCGCGCAGATGGGGCTCGCGACAGGGGCGATCGACGTCGCGCTGTTCAGCGCCCTCACGCTGATGGTCATGGTGACGACGTTCGCCGGACCGCTGCTGCTGCAGCACTTCTCCGCGAAGGACATCGTGGCGTCGGAGGTGGATCGTCCGGGGCAGGGCGGCGTGGACGATCTCGTCGCTGGAGAGTACGGAACGAGGAAGAAAAAACAGTGA
- a CDS encoding DUF2723 domain-containing protein has protein sequence MTASAAQLDYRPSYKAAAIASTLVFLLYLVTLSPSTAMWDTSEYIAAAYILGIPHPPGNPLFVLIGRVFAIMPIAPNVAMRINIFAALCSAVSAGMWFLVTERVLVSWLPRRWQRIAGGSLAALIGATAFTVWSQSVVNEKVYTLSLVGMAISAWLIVRWCDDPDGPKADKLLILIAYISGLGYANHMAGFLVLPPLAIAVLIRRPQTILRWRLILAGVAAILLGMTPYATQPIRAAFFPAINEGEPTACESKMAAACTFDKVTYQRFKYNFDREQYGKPSLTERQAPFSAQVGMWWLYFKWQWVRDHMGERPGIQTLFATIFLLLGGLGGYVHWRRDRNSFWFFGPLVFTVTFGLIYYMNFKYGFSQAPELGDAVPREVRDRDYFYLWSFSTWSVWAALGLVYVWETLAALAGADDVRLGNETVTVPKQRSWLAASPVLALALIPLLANWSSASRAGQTDTRDFAADLLNSVEPYGILVTAGDNDTFPLWYAQEVEGIRRDVLVANTSLLNTEWYTRQMIRRPTFEYDVARGPEIYRGRAWPKPQDPPVKMTFKESDAVPLALELREPQIFRKEGTGIVARVEPRNIGYGVMGLARADIFVLYLIRDSYPQRPFYFSRTTGNYAEELGLGRMVVGTGLARKLVLAEPAPSDSLLWIPGEGWFDLPTSLAMWDSYAAPDEMIERGHWIDKSSVNIPYLYVRAGFILAQALIEAGRGADATRVYSEVVAIARASHLEDAIPSTPPPQLPEPIRGDTGPTP, from the coding sequence ATGACGGCTTCCGCCGCGCAGCTGGACTACAGACCGTCGTACAAGGCAGCGGCCATCGCGAGCACGCTGGTCTTCCTGCTGTACCTCGTCACGCTCTCGCCCTCTACGGCGATGTGGGACACCAGCGAGTACATCGCCGCCGCGTACATCCTCGGCATCCCGCACCCGCCCGGCAACCCGCTGTTCGTCCTCATCGGCCGCGTCTTCGCGATCATGCCGATCGCCCCCAACGTGGCGATGCGGATCAATATCTTCGCCGCGCTGTGCAGCGCCGTCTCCGCCGGAATGTGGTTCCTGGTAACGGAGCGGGTGCTCGTGAGCTGGCTCCCGCGCAGATGGCAGCGCATCGCCGGCGGCTCGCTCGCCGCGCTCATCGGCGCCACGGCGTTCACGGTCTGGTCGCAGTCGGTCGTCAACGAAAAGGTCTATACGCTCTCGCTCGTCGGCATGGCGATTTCCGCCTGGCTCATCGTCCGCTGGTGCGACGACCCGGACGGGCCCAAGGCCGACAAGCTGCTCATCCTCATCGCGTATATCAGCGGGCTCGGCTACGCCAACCACATGGCGGGCTTCCTCGTGCTCCCGCCGCTCGCGATCGCCGTGCTCATCCGCCGGCCGCAGACGATCCTCCGCTGGCGCCTCATCCTCGCCGGCGTCGCGGCGATCCTGCTGGGCATGACGCCGTACGCCACGCAGCCGATCCGCGCGGCGTTCTTCCCCGCGATCAACGAAGGCGAGCCCACGGCCTGCGAGTCGAAGATGGCCGCCGCATGCACCTTCGACAAAGTCACGTACCAGCGGTTCAAGTACAACTTCGACCGCGAGCAGTACGGCAAGCCCTCGCTCACCGAGCGGCAGGCGCCGTTCAGCGCCCAGGTCGGAATGTGGTGGCTGTACTTCAAGTGGCAGTGGGTGCGCGACCACATGGGAGAACGCCCCGGAATCCAGACGCTGTTCGCCACGATCTTCCTCCTGCTCGGCGGGCTCGGCGGATATGTCCATTGGCGCCGCGACCGCAACTCCTTCTGGTTCTTCGGCCCGCTCGTCTTCACGGTGACGTTCGGCCTGATCTACTACATGAACTTCAAGTACGGCTTCTCGCAGGCGCCGGAGCTCGGCGACGCGGTGCCGCGTGAAGTCCGTGACCGCGACTACTTCTACCTCTGGAGCTTCTCCACCTGGAGCGTGTGGGCCGCGCTCGGGCTGGTGTACGTGTGGGAGACGCTCGCCGCGCTCGCCGGCGCCGACGACGTCCGGCTCGGCAATGAGACCGTCACCGTCCCGAAGCAGCGGAGCTGGCTGGCGGCATCTCCCGTGCTCGCGCTCGCGCTCATACCGCTGCTCGCCAACTGGAGCTCCGCATCGCGCGCGGGACAGACCGACACGCGCGACTTCGCGGCCGACCTGCTCAACTCCGTGGAGCCGTACGGCATTCTCGTCACCGCCGGCGACAACGACACCTTCCCGCTGTGGTACGCGCAGGAAGTGGAGGGCATCCGCCGCGACGTGCTGGTGGCCAACACTTCCCTGCTCAACACCGAGTGGTACACGCGGCAGATGATCCGCCGCCCGACGTTCGAGTACGACGTCGCGCGCGGCCCTGAGATCTATCGTGGCAGGGCGTGGCCCAAGCCGCAGGATCCCCCGGTAAAGATGACGTTCAAGGAATCGGACGCGGTTCCGCTCGCCCTCGAGCTCCGCGAACCGCAGATCTTCCGCAAGGAAGGCACGGGCATCGTCGCGCGCGTCGAGCCGCGCAACATCGGCTACGGCGTGATGGGGCTCGCGCGCGCGGACATCTTCGTGCTGTATCTGATCCGCGACTCGTACCCGCAGCGCCCCTTCTACTTCAGCCGCACCACCGGGAACTACGCCGAAGAGCTGGGACTCGGCCGCATGGTCGTCGGCACGGGGCTGGCGCGCAAGCTCGTGCTGGCCGAGCCGGCGCCGTCGGACAGCCTGCTGTGGATCCCGGGCGAGGGCTGGTTCGATCTGCCGACGTCGCTCGCGATGTGGGACAGCTACGCCGCGCCGGACGAGATGATCGAGCGCGGCCACTGGATCGACAAGTCGTCGGTCAACATTCCGTACCTGTACGTGCGGGCCGGCTTCATCCTCGCACAGGCGTTGATCGAGGCGGGCAGAGGCGCCGACGCGACGCGCGTGTACTCGGAGGTCGTCGCCATCGCGCGGGCGTCGCATCTCGAGGACGCGATCCCGAGCACGCCGCCACCGCAGCTCCCGGAGCCGATTCGAGGCGACACGGGCCCGACGCCATAA
- the purH gene encoding bifunctional phosphoribosylaminoimidazolecarboxamide formyltransferase/IMP cyclohydrolase, whose translation MPRALLSVSDKSGLLEFAGGLSELGWELISTGGTSKALRAAGLTVRDVADVTGFPEMLDGRVKTLHPAVHGGLLARRDLAEHMQAIEGASITPIDLVAVNLYPFAETIRREGVTPEESIEQIDIGGPSMLRSAAKNFAAVTVIVDPADYERVLAGLRDRHDDPELRRDLAEKVFAHTAAYDAAIATWFAGNRGELFPDRLLTALERKQTLRYGENPGQLAAFYVEPVAEGLSALVQKGGKELSFNNLLDLEGALFATDAFGDAVCCAIVKHTTPCGLATGTSALDAYTKALACDPVSAFGSAISFTVEVDDEAANAVASLFVECVVAPSFTPGALETLGRKKNLRVLEGRARWDRHALDYKRVRGGMLVQQRAEGVGDENQWNVVTSRSPDEEERRNMLFAWRAVGSVKSNAIVLARDGATIGIGAGQMSRVDAAFMAVHKAKTVGHETAGAVLGSDAFFPFRDGIDQAAEAGVKAIIQPGGSVRDEEVIAAANEHGIAMVFTGQRQFRH comes from the coding sequence ATGCCGCGCGCGCTGCTGTCGGTCTCCGACAAGAGCGGGCTGCTCGAGTTCGCGGGCGGGCTGAGCGAGCTGGGCTGGGAGCTGATCTCCACCGGCGGAACGTCCAAGGCGCTGCGAGCCGCGGGATTGACCGTCCGCGACGTGGCGGACGTCACCGGCTTTCCGGAGATGCTCGACGGGCGCGTGAAGACGCTGCACCCGGCCGTACACGGCGGCCTGCTGGCGCGGCGCGATCTCGCCGAGCACATGCAGGCGATCGAGGGAGCGAGCATCACGCCGATCGATCTCGTCGCGGTGAACCTCTATCCGTTCGCCGAGACCATTCGCCGGGAGGGCGTGACCCCAGAGGAGTCCATCGAGCAGATCGACATCGGCGGGCCGTCCATGCTCCGCTCGGCGGCGAAGAACTTCGCCGCGGTGACCGTGATCGTGGATCCCGCGGACTACGAGCGCGTGCTGGCCGGGCTCAGGGACAGGCACGACGATCCCGAGCTGCGGCGCGACCTGGCGGAGAAGGTTTTCGCGCACACCGCGGCGTACGACGCCGCGATCGCGACATGGTTCGCCGGCAACCGGGGTGAGCTCTTCCCCGACCGGCTGCTCACCGCGCTCGAGCGCAAGCAGACGCTGCGGTACGGCGAGAACCCCGGCCAGCTCGCCGCGTTCTACGTCGAGCCGGTCGCCGAGGGACTCTCCGCGCTCGTGCAGAAAGGCGGGAAGGAGCTGTCGTTCAACAATCTGCTGGACCTCGAGGGCGCGCTGTTCGCCACCGACGCCTTCGGGGACGCCGTGTGCTGCGCGATCGTGAAGCACACCACTCCCTGCGGGCTCGCGACGGGGACGAGCGCGCTCGATGCGTACACGAAGGCGCTCGCCTGCGATCCCGTCTCGGCGTTCGGCTCGGCGATCTCGTTCACCGTCGAGGTGGACGACGAAGCCGCGAACGCCGTTGCGAGTCTGTTCGTGGAGTGCGTCGTCGCGCCGTCTTTCACGCCCGGCGCGCTCGAGACGCTGGGCCGGAAGAAGAACCTGCGCGTGCTCGAGGGAAGAGCGCGCTGGGACCGCCATGCGCTCGACTACAAGCGCGTCCGCGGCGGGATGCTGGTGCAGCAGCGCGCCGAGGGCGTCGGCGACGAGAACCAGTGGAACGTGGTGACGTCGCGCTCGCCGGACGAGGAGGAGCGGCGCAACATGCTGTTCGCCTGGCGCGCGGTGGGGTCGGTCAAGTCCAACGCGATCGTGCTCGCGCGCGACGGCGCGACGATCGGCATCGGCGCCGGGCAGATGTCGCGGGTGGACGCGGCGTTCATGGCCGTGCACAAGGCCAAGACCGTCGGCCACGAGACCGCCGGCGCGGTGCTGGGGTCGGACGCGTTCTTCCCCTTCCGTGACGGAATCGATCAGGCCGCCGAGGCGGGGGTAAAGGCGATCATCCAGCCGGGCGGGTCGGTTCGGGACGAGGAAGTGATCGCCGCGGCGAACGAACATGGGATCGCCATGGTATTTACCGGGCAGCGCCAGTTCCGCCATTGA
- a CDS encoding phosphoribosylglycinamide formyltransferase, translated as MRSRVAVLASGRGSNLEAILTHCERLGELSACEVALVASNRKDAPALERARARGIPAEVITDPTHGKALLEMLDTNSIDLVALAGYLKLLPAEVTRLYKDRIVNVHPAPLPRFGGAGMYGLRVHDAVIAAGLKETEVTVHFVDEEYDSGDVIARWPVPVYEGDTAELLAERVLKVEHVLFPRVLDMVACLSPARLAAGRQ; from the coding sequence ATGCGATCGCGCGTGGCGGTGCTCGCTTCCGGCCGTGGCTCCAATCTCGAGGCGATCCTCACGCACTGTGAGCGGCTCGGCGAGCTGAGCGCGTGCGAGGTGGCGCTGGTCGCATCGAACAGGAAGGACGCGCCGGCGCTCGAGCGGGCGCGCGCGCGCGGCATCCCCGCCGAGGTCATCACCGATCCAACCCACGGAAAGGCACTACTCGAAATGCTCGACACCAACTCCATAGATCTCGTCGCGCTCGCCGGCTATCTCAAGCTGCTGCCCGCCGAGGTTACGCGGCTGTACAAGGATCGGATCGTCAACGTGCACCCCGCTCCCCTGCCGCGCTTCGGCGGCGCGGGGATGTACGGGCTCAGGGTGCACGACGCCGTGATCGCCGCCGGGCTCAAGGAGACCGAAGTCACCGTGCATTTTGTGGATGAGGAGTACGACAGCGGCGACGTGATCGCGCGCTGGCCCGTTCCCGTATACGAGGGCGACACCGCCGAATTGCTCGCCGAGCGCGTGCTCAAGGTGGAGCACGTACTCTTCCCGCGGGTGCTCGACATGGTCGCGTGTCTTTCGCCGGCCAGGCTCGCGGCGGGGCGGCAGTAA
- a CDS encoding HAD family hydrolase encodes MERPAIVFLDRDGTIIEDMHFISRPDDVRVLPGAAEAIARLNRGGIPVVVVTNQSGIGRGYFGPEEYEKVNEHIAAELAKADARIDAVYHCPHAPNGDDPCPCRKPGTALFAEALVRFGIPGSRAAFIGDKVRDVSPALPFGGTGYLLVTPVTTAEDVEWAEREAQTVASLAEAVDRMLGVTDAAAGR; translated from the coding sequence GTGGAGCGTCCAGCCATCGTCTTCCTCGATCGCGATGGAACCATCATCGAGGACATGCATTTCATCTCGCGGCCCGACGACGTGCGGGTTCTGCCCGGCGCCGCCGAAGCGATCGCTCGGCTCAACCGCGGCGGCATTCCGGTCGTCGTAGTGACCAACCAGTCCGGAATCGGACGCGGCTACTTCGGCCCGGAGGAGTACGAGAAGGTCAACGAGCACATCGCCGCCGAGCTGGCGAAGGCCGACGCGCGGATCGACGCCGTGTATCACTGCCCGCACGCGCCCAACGGGGACGACCCCTGTCCGTGCCGCAAGCCCGGCACCGCGCTGTTCGCCGAGGCGCTCGTGCGGTTCGGCATCCCAGGCAGCCGCGCGGCGTTCATCGGCGACAAGGTGCGCGACGTCAGCCCCGCCCTCCCCTTCGGCGGGACCGGCTACCTGCTCGTCACGCCGGTGACCACCGCGGAAGACGTCGAGTGGGCCGAGCGCGAGGCGCAGACAGTGGCGTCGCTCGCGGAGGCGGTGGACCGCATGCTCGGGGTTACTGATGCCGCCGCAGGGCGATAG
- the selA gene encoding L-seryl-tRNA(Sec) selenium transferase — MPGTTREAREPDRLDDRRDLPGVGALLESVELAPLLARAPRATVTNAVRAAIESVRSGSRPAPASAAAWGDLVEARLADITRPSLRPVINATGVVLHTNLGRAPLAPAAIRAMREIAGGFSNLEYDLETGERGSRYTHCVQLLREITGCEDALVVNNCAAALVLAVDTFARDRDVIISRGELVEIGGSFRIPDIMRRGGARLVEVGTTNRTHLADYEEAITGDTGAIIKVHRSNFSISGFTAEVPVEQLAALGRDRGVPVVHDLGSGLLLHLDEHGLKGEPTASDALRAGADVVTLSGDKLLGGPQAGIMLGKADVIERLRTNPLARALRVDKLTISALGATLALYRDPAVALREIPVLAMLSAAPAVLEERARAIAEKLRARGVGCDVAPSEASVGGGAFPEAVLQSFAVALRGDATILEKALRGAEPPVIGRVRNERLLLDMRSVLSHDDEALAATVIGALA, encoded by the coding sequence ATGCCAGGAACCACGCGCGAAGCTCGCGAGCCGGACCGGCTCGACGACCGGCGGGATCTCCCCGGAGTCGGCGCCCTGCTCGAATCCGTCGAGCTGGCCCCGTTGCTCGCGCGCGCGCCGCGCGCCACCGTGACCAACGCCGTGCGCGCGGCGATCGAGAGCGTGCGGTCCGGATCGCGGCCGGCGCCGGCGAGCGCGGCGGCGTGGGGCGACCTCGTCGAAGCGCGTCTCGCGGACATCACGCGCCCATCGCTGCGGCCGGTGATCAACGCCACCGGCGTGGTGCTGCACACGAATCTCGGACGCGCGCCGCTGGCGCCGGCCGCGATCCGCGCGATGCGGGAGATCGCCGGGGGCTTCTCCAACCTGGAGTACGATCTCGAGACCGGCGAGCGCGGCTCGCGCTACACCCACTGCGTGCAGCTGCTGCGCGAGATCACCGGCTGCGAGGACGCGCTCGTCGTCAACAACTGCGCGGCGGCGCTGGTGCTGGCGGTGGATACGTTCGCGCGCGACCGGGACGTGATCATCTCGCGCGGCGAGCTGGTCGAGATCGGCGGGAGCTTCAGGATCCCCGACATTATGCGCCGCGGCGGCGCGCGACTCGTGGAGGTCGGCACCACGAACCGCACCCACCTCGCGGATTACGAGGAGGCGATCACCGGCGATACCGGCGCGATCATCAAGGTCCACCGCAGCAACTTCTCCATCTCCGGCTTCACCGCGGAGGTGCCGGTCGAGCAGCTGGCCGCCCTGGGGCGCGACAGAGGCGTGCCGGTCGTGCACGACCTCGGCAGCGGCCTCCTGCTCCACCTCGACGAGCACGGGCTGAAAGGAGAGCCGACGGCATCCGACGCGCTGCGCGCCGGCGCCGATGTCGTGACGCTGAGCGGAGACAAGCTGCTCGGCGGACCGCAGGCCGGCATCATGCTCGGCAAAGCAGACGTGATCGAGCGGCTGCGCACCAACCCGCTCGCGCGCGCGCTGCGCGTGGACAAGCTCACCATCTCGGCGCTCGGCGCGACGCTCGCGCTGTATCGCGATCCGGCGGTCGCGCTGCGCGAGATCCCGGTGCTGGCAATGCTGTCCGCCGCGCCGGCGGTGCTGGAGGAGCGCGCCCGCGCGATCGCGGAGAAGCTCCGCGCCCGCGGCGTGGGCTGCGACGTCGCGCCGTCCGAGGCTTCCGTCGGCGGCGGCGCTTTCCCCGAAGCCGTGCTTCAGTCGTTCGCGGTCGCGCTGCGGGGCGACGCGACGATTCTGGAGAAAGCTCTGCGCGGGGCGGAGCCGCCCGTGATCGGACGCGTGCGCAACGAGCGGCTGCTGCTCGACATGCGCTCGGTGCTTTCGCATGACGACGAAGCGTTGGCGGCCACGGTGATCGGCGCGCTGGCATAG
- a CDS encoding Ig-like domain-containing protein: MRLIRSWVVAAAALGCASPGMPPGGPPDVEAPQLVGIAPDSGRVSVTPRDVIFRFDEVVSETPPGATTLANLFVISPQHGTPVVSWQREEIAVRPRRGWRPNTVYSVTMLPGLADLRGNVRREGAATLFATGPVIPATAISGVLFDWAAGTPVRAGLVQAITADSTIYIAYSDSAGAFTLPHLPAGAYEVKGVVDGNRNRALDPREPWDTVTVALTDTARVELHAFVHDSIGPRIEQVNAPDSVTLRVTFDVPVDARIPLDPAWIRVLGPDSVPLPVTSVALPETAPLDTAMAPAPGRPSAMTRARPYRQVIVTLPVPLQPGATYTVVANGFPGLLGRVASSSRAITIPQPAPAPPATPP, encoded by the coding sequence GTGCGTCTGATCCGGTCGTGGGTCGTCGCCGCGGCCGCGCTCGGGTGCGCGTCGCCGGGCATGCCGCCGGGCGGCCCGCCGGATGTGGAGGCGCCGCAGCTCGTCGGGATCGCGCCGGACAGCGGCCGCGTCAGCGTCACTCCGCGCGACGTGATCTTCCGCTTCGACGAAGTCGTCAGCGAGACACCTCCGGGCGCGACGACGCTCGCGAACCTGTTCGTCATCTCGCCGCAGCACGGCACACCGGTGGTGTCCTGGCAGCGCGAGGAGATCGCGGTGCGGCCGCGCCGTGGGTGGAGGCCCAACACCGTGTACAGCGTGACGATGCTTCCGGGTCTCGCCGACCTGCGCGGCAACGTGCGGCGCGAAGGTGCCGCCACTCTTTTCGCCACCGGCCCGGTGATTCCCGCTACCGCGATCAGCGGCGTGCTGTTCGATTGGGCCGCGGGAACTCCCGTCCGAGCCGGGCTGGTCCAGGCGATCACGGCCGACAGCACCATCTACATCGCGTACTCGGACAGCGCGGGCGCGTTCACGCTGCCGCATCTCCCGGCCGGCGCGTACGAGGTAAAGGGTGTCGTGGACGGCAACCGCAACCGGGCGCTGGATCCGCGCGAGCCGTGGGACACGGTCACGGTGGCGCTGACCGACACCGCGCGCGTGGAGCTGCACGCGTTCGTGCACGACTCGATCGGGCCGCGAATCGAGCAGGTGAACGCGCCTGATTCCGTCACGCTGCGCGTGACGTTCGACGTGCCCGTCGACGCGCGCATTCCGCTGGACCCCGCGTGGATCCGCGTGCTCGGACCCGACTCGGTCCCGCTGCCGGTGACGAGCGTCGCGCTGCCGGAGACCGCGCCGCTCGATACGGCCATGGCGCCGGCGCCCGGGCGGCCGTCGGCGATGACGCGAGCCCGTCCGTACAGGCAGGTCATCGTGACCCTGCCCGTTCCGCTGCAGCCGGGCGCGACCTACACCGTCGTCGCGAACGGCTTCCCCGGCCTGCTCGGCCGCGTGGCGTCGTCCAGCCGCGCGATAACGATTCCCCAACCGGCGCCGGCGCCGCCGGCCACTCCGCCCTAA